Proteins encoded in a region of the Anopheles aquasalis chromosome 2, idAnoAquaMG_Q_19, whole genome shotgun sequence genome:
- the LOC126568918 gene encoding protein cornichon homolog 4: MFPETLVFALAMLITGAILFLLIYFLIILSDLECDYLNAQQCCSKLNFWSIPKLAGHGFLAFLLLMHGNWFLCLANLPMIGWLVYEQYKVPAGNIGIYDPAEIHNRGMVKKHLRDTMIGLGFYLIIFFVYLYCMIIALLKGDPIRRHEEEEIVTEF, encoded by the exons ATGTTTCCCGAAACGCTGGTTTTCGCACTGGCGATGCTCATCACGGGCGCGATTCTGTTTCTGCTGATCTACTTT CTTATAATTCTCTCCGATCTAGAATGTGATTATTTGAATGCCCAGCAGTGCTGTTCGAAGCTTAACTTTTGGTCCATACCGAAGCTGGCGGGCCATGGATTTCTggcgttcctgctgctgatgcacggCAACTGGTTTCTCTGCCTAGCGAACCTGCCCATGATCGGGTGGCTGGTGTACGAGCAGTATAAGGTACCGGCCGGCAACATTGGTATCTACGATCCGGCCGAAATTCACAACCGTGGCATGGTGAAGAAACATCTGCGGGACACAATGATCGGACTCGGATTCTATTTGATCATCTTCTTCGTGTATCTCTACTG CATGATTATTGCACTACTCAAGGGCGATCCGATCAGACgtcacgaggaggaggaaataGTGACCGAATTTTGA